In a genomic window of Nesterenkonia halotolerans:
- the secA gene encoding preprotein translocase subunit SecA, translated as MPTLLERILKTGDKKVLRTLRAYADAVNLLEDEFKELSDAELRAETERFRERLRDGESLNSLLPEAFATVREAADRTLGQRHYDVQLMGGAALHLGDIAEMGTGEGKTLVATAPAYLNALTGKGVHVVTVNDYLAKYQAELMGRVHRFLGLDVGIITNDMSPAERREAYAADITYGTNNEFGFDFLRDNMAQSLDDLVQREHHYAIIDEIDSILIDEARTPLIISGAASGDISRWYTDFATLVKKLTIDEDYEVDEKKRTIGVLESGIDKVEDYLGIENLYETQNTTLIQYLNNAIKAKELFKRDTDYVVAEGEVHIVDEHTGRILKGRRYNEGLHQAIEAKEQVRIKPESQTRATVTLQNYFRSYAKISGMTGTAETEAGEFMSTYKLGVVPIPSNRPLQRIDHNDLVYKNEVVKFDAVLKDIIERHEKGQPILVGSESVEKSEYLSKKLAKAGIRHEVLNAKNHEHEAAIVAQAGRKGAVTVATNMAGRGTDIMLGGNAEFNAVREMEKLGLDPVEDGEAYEAKWDEVFGKAKAETKAEGDQVRELGGLYVLGTERHQSRRIDNQLRGRSGRQGDPGESRFYISLTDDLMRLFNQAAAARIMNSKAMDDEIPVEHKFVSSAIANAQQQREGQNTETRKNVLKYDDVMNRQRQAIYSDRRRILEGDDVHEKVQHFIEDAVTLMVEEKTTANSSEDWDLETLWEELKSLYPVSLSIEDLVEEAGGIDQLSVKMLKRELISDAKIAYEKKAQEIGETAIRQLERRVLLTVIDEKWQEHLYEMDYLKSGIGLRSMAQRDPLVEYQREGFLLFQTMADSVREDSVRLLFSAEVTAAAPATKAPNLPGVKDGRMFAAGKRLRVPGLQDTTSTQG; from the coding sequence GTGCCCACTCTGCTTGAACGAATCCTCAAGACTGGGGATAAGAAGGTCCTGAGGACTCTGCGCGCCTATGCGGACGCGGTCAACCTCCTGGAGGACGAGTTCAAGGAACTCAGCGACGCCGAGCTGCGCGCCGAGACTGAACGCTTCCGTGAGCGTCTGCGCGACGGCGAGTCGCTGAACTCGCTGCTCCCGGAGGCCTTCGCGACGGTGCGTGAGGCGGCAGACCGGACACTCGGTCAGCGCCATTACGACGTCCAGCTGATGGGCGGCGCGGCCCTGCACCTCGGCGACATCGCCGAGATGGGCACCGGCGAGGGCAAGACCCTGGTCGCCACGGCACCGGCCTACCTCAATGCGCTCACCGGCAAGGGCGTCCACGTGGTCACGGTGAACGACTACCTGGCCAAGTACCAGGCCGAGCTGATGGGCCGAGTGCACCGCTTCCTGGGCCTGGACGTCGGCATCATCACCAATGACATGTCGCCCGCGGAGCGCCGCGAGGCCTACGCCGCCGACATCACCTATGGCACGAACAATGAGTTCGGCTTCGACTTCCTGCGCGACAACATGGCCCAGTCACTGGATGACCTGGTGCAGCGCGAGCATCACTACGCCATCATCGACGAGATCGACTCGATCCTCATCGACGAGGCTCGTACGCCGCTGATCATCTCGGGTGCGGCCTCCGGAGACATCTCCCGCTGGTACACCGACTTCGCGACACTCGTGAAGAAGCTGACCATCGACGAGGACTACGAGGTCGACGAGAAGAAGCGCACCATCGGTGTGCTCGAGTCCGGGATCGACAAGGTCGAGGACTACCTCGGCATCGAGAACCTCTACGAGACGCAGAACACCACCCTGATCCAGTACCTGAACAACGCGATCAAGGCCAAAGAGCTCTTCAAGCGCGACACCGACTACGTGGTGGCCGAGGGTGAGGTGCACATCGTCGATGAGCACACCGGTCGCATCCTGAAGGGTCGCCGCTACAACGAGGGTCTGCATCAGGCGATCGAGGCCAAGGAGCAGGTCCGGATCAAGCCCGAGAGCCAGACCCGGGCCACGGTCACCCTGCAGAACTACTTCCGCAGCTACGCGAAGATCTCCGGCATGACCGGCACGGCCGAGACCGAGGCCGGGGAGTTCATGTCCACGTACAAGCTCGGCGTGGTCCCGATCCCCTCGAACCGGCCGCTGCAGCGCATCGACCACAACGACCTCGTCTACAAGAACGAGGTCGTGAAGTTCGATGCGGTCCTCAAGGACATCATCGAGCGCCATGAGAAGGGCCAGCCCATCCTTGTGGGCAGCGAGTCCGTGGAGAAGTCGGAGTACCTCTCCAAGAAGCTCGCCAAGGCCGGCATCCGCCACGAGGTGCTCAACGCGAAGAACCACGAGCACGAGGCGGCCATCGTGGCCCAGGCCGGGCGCAAGGGCGCGGTCACCGTGGCCACCAACATGGCCGGTCGAGGCACCGACATCATGCTCGGCGGCAACGCTGAGTTCAACGCCGTCCGCGAGATGGAGAAGCTGGGTCTGGATCCGGTGGAGGACGGCGAGGCCTACGAGGCCAAGTGGGACGAGGTCTTCGGCAAGGCCAAGGCCGAGACCAAGGCCGAGGGTGACCAGGTCCGCGAGCTGGGCGGGCTCTACGTGCTCGGCACCGAGCGCCACCAGTCCCGCCGCATCGACAACCAGCTGCGTGGTCGCTCCGGCCGCCAGGGGGACCCCGGCGAATCCCGGTTCTACATCTCCCTCACCGATGATCTGATGCGCCTGTTCAACCAGGCGGCTGCCGCCCGCATCATGAACTCCAAGGCGATGGACGACGAGATCCCGGTGGAGCACAAGTTCGTGTCCTCGGCGATCGCCAACGCCCAGCAGCAGCGCGAGGGGCAGAACACCGAGACGCGCAAGAACGTGCTCAAGTACGACGATGTGATGAACCGCCAGCGCCAGGCGATCTACTCGGACCGCCGTCGCATCCTCGAAGGCGACGACGTCCACGAGAAGGTCCAGCACTTCATCGAGGACGCCGTGACCCTCATGGTCGAGGAGAAGACCACCGCCAATTCCTCCGAGGACTGGGACCTCGAGACGCTCTGGGAAGAGCTGAAGTCCCTGTACCCGGTGTCACTGAGCATCGAGGACCTGGTCGAGGAGGCCGGCGGCATCGATCAGCTCAGCGTGAAGATGCTCAAGCGCGAGCTCATCTCCGACGCCAAGATCGCCTACGAGAAGAAGGCCCAGGAGATCGGCGAGACCGCCATTCGCCAGCTCGAGCGCCGCGTGCTGCTGACCGTCATCGACGAGAAGTGGCAGGAGCATCTCTACGAGATGGACTACCTCAAGTCCGGCATCGGCCTGCGCTCGATGGCGCAGCGCGATCCGCTGGTCGAGTACCAGCGCGAAGGTTTCCTGCTCTTCCAGACCATGGCGGACAGTGTTCGAGAAGACTCTGTCCGACTGCTCTTCAGCGCCGAGGTCACCGCGGCAGCACCAGCGACGAAGGCGCCCAACCTCCCCGGAGTCAAGGACGGCCGCATGTTCGCCGCAGGCAAGCGACTTCGGGTCCCCGGCCTCCAGGACACCACTTCCACTCAGGGCTGA
- the hpf gene encoding ribosome hibernation-promoting factor, HPF/YfiA family, with amino-acid sequence MTLQVNYTGRNIAIPSTFKEHVEEKLGKIEQLADKGHRLEIKVSSENSHRRADTSITVELTVIGRGKVIRSEAQAGDKFAAFEIAINKLTERLRRTRDKKKSRAHASHNGAPDVAAAMASVAPAATDRPLYEQVLDAEQADDVPPTEEEAESQSTVKIRRKVFPARPVSVDAAVDAMELVGHDFYLFVDAETGQPSAVYRRRGWTYGVISLDEHSDGAEAPVVEERDYHADNGAPAHYADAV; translated from the coding sequence ATGACTCTGCAGGTCAACTACACTGGCCGAAATATCGCGATCCCCTCCACTTTCAAGGAGCACGTCGAAGAGAAGCTCGGCAAGATCGAGCAGCTCGCTGATAAGGGACACCGCCTTGAGATCAAGGTTTCCAGCGAGAATTCCCACCGCCGAGCCGATACCAGCATCACCGTTGAGCTGACGGTCATCGGACGCGGCAAGGTCATTCGTTCCGAGGCGCAGGCGGGGGACAAGTTCGCCGCCTTTGAGATCGCCATCAACAAGCTCACCGAGCGTCTGCGGCGCACCAGGGACAAGAAGAAGTCCCGCGCCCACGCCTCCCATAATGGGGCCCCCGACGTCGCCGCCGCCATGGCGAGCGTCGCTCCGGCTGCCACCGACCGGCCGCTCTACGAGCAGGTCCTCGACGCGGAGCAGGCCGATGACGTGCCGCCCACCGAGGAAGAGGCCGAGTCGCAGTCCACGGTCAAGATCCGGCGCAAGGTGTTCCCTGCACGGCCGGTCAGCGTGGATGCCGCGGTGGACGCCATGGAGCTGGTCGGGCACGACTTCTACCTGTTCGTGGATGCGGAGACCGGTCAGCCTTCGGCCGTGTATCGCCGCCGCGGATGGACCTACGGCGTGATCTCGCTGGACGAGCACTCCGACGGAGCCGAGGCTCCGGTGGTGGAGGAGCGCGACTACCACGCCGACAACGGCGCACCGGCGCACTACGCCGACGCCGTCTGA
- a CDS encoding ComF family protein yields MLRGLAGSADRAWFSAAGRSARSALNAALGLLSPTWCHGCGAEDTVFCLACSEDLHALTRAPFPAEQQALALPLLFQGEEVLVLPVAAAGRYEGLLSRALLAFKDHGSITLAGHLAPGLRRSLELALERAAPGTRGTGPAVWTVVTPPPSLKSRLSRGFDPLQLLLRHVLASPGGGILCGHRQLVYAPGVIRQSKQASLRSLAPHGGRQKSRGARARRRSLGGSFEITAHGARMLPGADVLLLDDVLTSGSTLGELYRVLDAAGAAVHGAAVIAATPSPGAEDEFLLVSASPDA; encoded by the coding sequence ATGCTTCGTGGTCTTGCGGGTTCTGCGGACCGAGCCTGGTTCTCCGCCGCCGGTCGGTCGGCGCGTTCCGCGCTCAACGCTGCTTTGGGCCTGCTCAGCCCCACCTGGTGCCACGGCTGCGGTGCCGAGGACACGGTGTTCTGCCTCGCCTGTTCCGAAGACCTCCATGCGCTGACCCGCGCCCCGTTCCCGGCGGAGCAGCAGGCGCTGGCTCTGCCGCTGCTCTTTCAGGGGGAGGAGGTTCTGGTCCTTCCGGTCGCCGCGGCAGGCCGATACGAGGGCCTGCTCTCGCGTGCTCTGCTGGCGTTCAAGGATCATGGCTCGATCACGCTGGCCGGGCACCTCGCACCGGGGCTGCGGCGTTCACTGGAGCTCGCGCTCGAGCGGGCCGCACCTGGAACACGCGGCACGGGACCCGCCGTCTGGACGGTGGTGACTCCGCCGCCGTCGCTGAAATCTCGGCTCAGCCGCGGATTCGATCCGCTGCAGCTGCTGCTCCGCCACGTTCTGGCGTCTCCCGGTGGGGGAATCCTGTGCGGGCATCGGCAGCTCGTCTATGCGCCCGGGGTGATCCGGCAGTCGAAGCAGGCGTCGCTGCGGTCCCTGGCTCCACATGGAGGCAGACAGAAGTCCCGTGGGGCTCGCGCCCGGCGTCGTTCCCTCGGTGGTTCGTTCGAGATCACCGCTCACGGTGCTCGCATGCTTCCGGGCGCCGATGTCCTGCTCCTCGATGACGTGCTCACCAGCGGTTCCACGCTGGGGGAGCTCTACCGGGTGCTCGACGCGGCAGGCGCCGCGGTCCACGGGGCCGCCGTGATTGCTGCCACCCCGTCACCCGGTGCTGAGGACGAGTTTCTGCTGGTGAGCGCTTCGCCCGACGCATAA
- a CDS encoding LpqB family beta-propeller domain-containing protein: MSHRSSTRIHTPARLLALMTALIMVLGACSPMLPTDGPVGTSAPDADRGFNYSTVPDSPQPDASREEIVDGFILAGAGPQDDYAVAREFMAPEAAREWRPDARTVVYTEDGFPNQFSGDNTRNVQLSVESIIDSSGIRTRLPERSTESLDFTLEQIEGQWRITDAPDGTMLPAGTLDQVFRPHTLYYFDPQLRYAVPDQRWFLNRPGISSAIVAGLLEGPAPYLEPAVVSAFPEGAELHRASVPVSEGTAAVDLAAEGVADAEPAERALMQEQLSLALGSLTSIEEVALTVEQRELEIPVEDDLPEEDRLDINASPQVESTQVGIVDGQLRRQNDQVTLSVGSLPDISDLDPQDPAVPNDADDDVFAFLDGDAEELYHLRPNREPDLVLEEENLTRPSMDNFGWTWVASESGGEAAVHAVAYDESLEPSRAEVSVDWLASRTITSLRIAQDGARAAMVLDDDGERGLYVAGVIRDSAGAPQGLGQPMRVQTSVELEEVRWQGPDALYVWASSEEEPMTPERVTLTGGNRVDPALLGLLNVSVGEGQDIIFAETVDVPFQNLATDAWVANEEIEIRDLAYPG, translated from the coding sequence ATGAGTCATCGTTCCTCCACGCGTATCCACACCCCTGCTCGTCTGCTGGCTCTCATGACGGCGCTGATCATGGTGCTCGGCGCGTGTTCTCCGATGCTGCCCACCGACGGTCCAGTGGGGACCTCGGCTCCCGATGCCGATCGCGGATTCAACTACTCCACTGTTCCGGACTCGCCGCAGCCGGACGCCTCACGGGAGGAGATCGTCGATGGATTCATCCTCGCCGGCGCTGGCCCCCAGGACGACTACGCCGTGGCGAGAGAGTTCATGGCGCCCGAGGCAGCGAGAGAGTGGCGGCCTGACGCGCGCACTGTCGTCTACACCGAGGATGGGTTCCCCAACCAGTTCTCTGGGGATAACACCCGGAACGTCCAGCTTTCGGTGGAGTCGATCATCGACTCCAGCGGCATCCGGACCCGTCTTCCAGAACGCTCCACGGAGAGCCTGGACTTCACGTTGGAGCAGATCGAGGGCCAGTGGCGCATCACCGATGCGCCCGACGGGACGATGCTGCCTGCAGGCACCCTGGACCAGGTGTTCCGGCCGCACACGCTGTATTATTTTGATCCGCAGCTGCGCTATGCGGTGCCGGATCAGCGCTGGTTCCTCAACCGCCCGGGCATCTCCTCCGCGATCGTCGCCGGGCTGCTCGAAGGACCGGCTCCCTACCTGGAGCCCGCCGTGGTCTCGGCCTTCCCCGAAGGCGCTGAGCTCCATCGCGCCTCGGTGCCGGTGTCTGAAGGCACCGCCGCGGTGGACCTGGCGGCCGAGGGCGTGGCGGATGCCGAACCCGCTGAACGGGCGCTGATGCAGGAGCAGCTGAGCCTGGCGCTGGGATCACTCACCAGCATCGAGGAGGTCGCGCTCACGGTGGAACAGCGCGAGCTGGAGATTCCCGTGGAGGATGACCTCCCGGAGGAGGACCGGCTGGACATCAATGCCTCGCCGCAGGTGGAGTCCACTCAGGTCGGCATTGTCGACGGGCAGCTGCGACGGCAGAATGACCAGGTCACCCTGTCCGTTGGCAGTCTGCCCGACATCTCGGACCTTGACCCGCAGGATCCTGCCGTGCCCAATGATGCCGATGACGACGTCTTCGCCTTCCTCGACGGCGACGCAGAGGAGCTCTATCATCTGCGCCCCAACCGAGAGCCCGATCTCGTGCTGGAGGAGGAGAACCTCACTCGGCCGTCGATGGACAACTTCGGCTGGACCTGGGTCGCCTCGGAGTCCGGGGGCGAAGCGGCCGTCCACGCCGTGGCCTATGACGAGTCCCTCGAGCCGAGTCGCGCAGAGGTCAGCGTCGACTGGCTGGCAAGCCGGACCATCACCTCGCTGCGCATCGCACAGGATGGCGCCCGGGCGGCCATGGTTCTGGATGACGACGGCGAACGTGGGCTCTATGTGGCAGGCGTCATCCGCGATTCGGCCGGCGCCCCGCAGGGCCTCGGCCAGCCGATGCGCGTGCAGACCTCTGTGGAGCTCGAGGAGGTCCGCTGGCAGGGCCCGGACGCACTCTACGTGTGGGCCAGCTCCGAGGAAGAGCCGATGACCCCCGAAAGGGTGACGCTCACCGGGGGCAATCGGGTGGACCCTGCGCTGCTGGGACTGTTGAACGTCTCAGTGGGCGAGGGTCAGGACATCATTTTCGCAGAGACGGTGGATGTGCCCTTCCAGAATCTTGCCACTGACGCCTGGGTGGCGAACGAGGAGATCGAGATTCGGGACCTGGCGTACCCCGGCTGA
- the mtrB gene encoding MtrAB system histidine kinase MtrB, whose protein sequence is MRPPQSGDQDAKAESGGTSAAAGRAETDASGADRGRLMHGVRRVTEFPRIWARSLLIRAVFFTGLLTMISTLAVAAFLVQQVTSGLFQERFDQAEREATAGLEEVRSNISALNTGSRSEAQQDIAAILEDVGDSGADIRRDTVLTPLESGENLSVAGISTNESLDTEISPELRDAIAEGQGQYWQAVALQDEESAGVAPGVAFGTQVDVQGNPYALYFVYDFSPVQENVSFVFRTMLAAGVAILLINMAIAAWVARSVVRPVSQAAEVSERIADGQLDQRLAVRGEDEIARLGLSFNRMASNLQEQITRLANLSKMQQRFVSDVSHELRTPLTTVRMAAEVLHESRDDFDPINQRSAELLYHQVERFQALLSDLLEMSRFDAGAAELATAEVDLLALSREVLVSSKPLAEGSHTPLGLVIQGENFLAEVDARRISRILRNLVNNAIEHAEARPVDLIIASSPTAVGISVRDHGIGMSPSEVAHVFDRFWRADPARARTTGGSGLGLSIATEDTRLHQGALDAWGQKGQGSCFRLVLPKRQSVPYRASPMALPPVYRASDRHRIEAIPLTTTTGDPEHDRINEQALYQHKEES, encoded by the coding sequence GTGAGGCCTCCCCAGTCCGGTGACCAGGACGCCAAGGCCGAAAGCGGCGGCACCAGCGCAGCGGCCGGGCGTGCAGAGACTGACGCGTCGGGGGCTGACCGGGGCAGGCTCATGCACGGCGTTCGTCGGGTCACGGAGTTTCCCAGGATCTGGGCGCGTTCGCTGCTGATCCGTGCGGTCTTCTTCACGGGTCTGCTGACCATGATCAGCACGCTCGCAGTGGCGGCCTTCCTGGTGCAGCAGGTCACCTCCGGCCTCTTCCAGGAGCGCTTTGACCAGGCGGAGCGCGAGGCTACGGCTGGCCTCGAGGAGGTGCGAAGCAACATCTCCGCGCTGAACACCGGAAGCCGTTCGGAGGCGCAGCAGGACATCGCTGCCATCCTCGAAGATGTGGGTGACAGCGGCGCAGACATCCGGCGCGACACCGTGCTCACACCCCTGGAGAGCGGAGAGAACCTCTCCGTAGCTGGCATCTCCACCAATGAATCCCTCGACACCGAGATCTCACCGGAACTGCGTGACGCCATCGCTGAGGGCCAGGGTCAGTACTGGCAGGCGGTGGCCCTCCAGGACGAGGAGAGCGCCGGCGTGGCGCCCGGGGTCGCCTTCGGCACCCAGGTGGATGTGCAGGGCAACCCCTACGCGCTCTACTTCGTCTACGACTTCTCCCCGGTCCAGGAGAACGTGTCCTTCGTCTTCCGCACCATGCTGGCCGCAGGAGTGGCGATCCTGCTGATCAACATGGCCATCGCCGCCTGGGTGGCACGTTCAGTAGTGCGCCCGGTCTCGCAGGCGGCAGAGGTCTCGGAGCGCATCGCCGATGGCCAGCTCGATCAGCGTCTCGCAGTGCGGGGAGAGGATGAGATCGCCCGACTGGGGCTCTCCTTCAACCGCATGGCCTCGAATCTGCAGGAGCAGATCACTCGGCTGGCGAATCTCTCCAAGATGCAGCAGCGCTTCGTCTCCGATGTCTCCCACGAGCTGCGAACACCGCTGACCACCGTGCGGATGGCCGCTGAAGTGCTGCATGAATCACGCGATGACTTCGATCCCATCAACCAGCGCTCCGCCGAGCTGCTCTATCACCAGGTCGAGCGATTCCAGGCGCTGCTCTCGGATCTGCTGGAGATGTCGCGCTTCGACGCCGGAGCCGCTGAACTGGCCACGGCGGAGGTGGACCTGCTGGCCCTCTCTCGCGAGGTGCTGGTGAGCTCGAAGCCTCTCGCGGAGGGCTCGCACACGCCACTGGGGCTGGTGATCCAGGGGGAGAACTTCCTGGCCGAGGTGGATGCACGCCGGATCAGCCGAATCCTGCGAAACCTGGTGAACAACGCCATCGAGCATGCTGAGGCTCGGCCGGTGGATCTCATCATCGCCTCCAGCCCGACCGCCGTCGGCATCTCGGTGCGCGACCACGGCATCGGCATGAGCCCCTCCGAGGTGGCCCACGTCTTCGACCGCTTCTGGCGCGCCGACCCGGCCCGGGCGCGCACCACCGGCGGCTCGGGGCTCGGTCTGTCCATCGCCACCGAGGACACGCGTCTTCACCAGGGGGCCCTGGACGCCTGGGGCCAGAAGGGCCAGGGGTCCTGCTTCCGACTCGTGCTCCCGAAGCGGCAGAGCGTGCCCTACCGCGCCTCACCCATGGCCCTTCCACCGGTCTACCGCGCCTCTGACCGGCACCGCATCGAGGCCATCCCGCTGACCACCACGACGGGCGACCCTGAACATGACCGGATCAACGAGCAGGCGCTCTATCAGCACAAGGAGGAGTCATGA
- the mtrA gene encoding MtrAB system response regulator MtrA, with the protein MKARILVVDDDEALAEMIGIVLRNEGFEPTFCFNGDDALETFHSSKPDVVLLDLMLPGKDGIEVCREIRDEADTPVIMLTAKSDTADVVRGLEAGADDYVPKPFKPAELVARVRARLRPADHGARPEGETLSIGDLSIDVAGHEVRRGESRISLTPLEFDLLTALAKKPWQVWNREMLLEEVWGYRHQADTRLVNVHVQRLRSKIEKDPENPEIVQTVRGVGYKAGGQG; encoded by the coding sequence ATGAAAGCCAGGATCCTGGTCGTCGATGACGACGAAGCGTTGGCCGAGATGATCGGCATTGTGCTGCGCAATGAAGGATTCGAGCCGACGTTCTGCTTCAACGGCGATGACGCCCTGGAGACCTTCCACAGCTCCAAGCCCGATGTCGTCCTGCTGGACCTGATGCTGCCCGGCAAGGACGGCATCGAGGTGTGTCGCGAGATCCGGGATGAGGCGGACACGCCGGTGATCATGCTGACCGCCAAATCTGACACCGCCGACGTCGTCCGCGGACTTGAAGCCGGTGCAGACGACTACGTCCCCAAGCCGTTCAAGCCTGCCGAGCTGGTCGCCCGCGTACGTGCCCGACTGCGTCCGGCCGATCACGGCGCCCGACCGGAGGGGGAGACGCTCTCCATCGGTGACCTCAGCATCGACGTCGCCGGCCACGAGGTGCGCCGCGGCGAGAGCCGCATCTCGCTCACCCCGCTGGAGTTCGACCTTCTCACCGCCCTGGCGAAGAAGCCCTGGCAGGTGTGGAACCGGGAGATGCTCCTCGAGGAGGTCTGGGGCTACCGCCACCAGGCCGATACTCGTCTGGTCAACGTCCACGTGCAGCGACTTCGTTCCAAGATCGAGAAGGATCCGGAGAACCCCGAGATCGTACAGACCGTGCGCGGCGTGGGCTATAAGGCCGGAGGGCAGGGGTAG
- a CDS encoding DUF4129 domain-containing protein — translation MQPERDEARRLLEEELSHPRYQRDATGPLREAADRFFAWLDQMQLNLGPVELPLGPILLLVLLLAAVILCIVLVRPRLQRGAEAEELSLSPAGVTAGALRERAEAHAAVGRFDEACRERFRAIIRAAEERQDLAEQAGRTATEAGQALARVHSDEAAAAVRAAELFNYSRYGGRSLQRADYDTLLAFDQRLEQSSGPRPGQLSGEHRDEQAVSR, via the coding sequence ATGCAGCCGGAACGCGATGAGGCCAGACGGCTGCTCGAGGAGGAGCTGAGCCACCCGCGCTACCAGCGCGACGCGACGGGTCCGCTGCGCGAGGCCGCCGACCGGTTCTTCGCCTGGTTGGACCAGATGCAGCTGAACCTGGGGCCGGTGGAGCTTCCACTGGGCCCCATCCTGTTGCTGGTCCTGCTGCTGGCCGCAGTGATCCTCTGCATCGTGCTCGTGCGCCCGCGGCTGCAGCGCGGCGCAGAGGCCGAGGAGCTGAGCCTCAGCCCGGCGGGCGTCACCGCCGGGGCGCTGCGCGAGCGGGCAGAGGCTCACGCCGCCGTCGGCCGCTTCGATGAGGCCTGCCGCGAGCGCTTCCGCGCGATCATCCGCGCCGCCGAGGAGCGCCAGGATCTCGCGGAACAGGCCGGACGCACCGCCACCGAGGCAGGTCAGGCACTGGCGCGGGTCCACTCGGACGAGGCCGCAGCCGCAGTGCGCGCCGCGGAGCTGTTCAACTACTCCCGCTACGGCGGCCGGTCCCTGCAGCGAGCCGACTACGACACGCTGCTCGCCTTCGACCAGCGCCTCGAGCAGTCGTCGGGTCCACGTCCCGGGCAGCTCTCGGGAGAGCACCGTGACGAACAGGCGGTGAGCAGATGA
- a CDS encoding DUF4350 domain-containing protein codes for MTTATLGSAVRSGFQRWQFWLLLLVLGLLSVMLVQAMAEEDMDRYGLENTSLDGYAALAQVLADQGVTLHPAASAQTAEELMQEHPEAALVVLSRGDVPDEEFLAQLREGSDRPVVLLDESAQLVSALFLEGEVSYAGAHAGGGPAEEATLDAGEQCPLPGAVDARDLRAPGALFYSEDPGCFTGFEDGAGPAQALVETPAGLLFGAPEAFSNHDITEAGNAALALALFGEREDLIWYTPMGLDAMGAEGWASPVDLLPGWVIPLAWWLLLCALVLMLVVGRRPGPVVGEPLPVRVPGAETAEGRGRMYQSANAVEASAQTLRSAHLIRLARLLRLGSAPDESSVLEAAARQVRRDPAEVAGLFAQRPRNNAELVGYAQALASLEQDAERAVLTVHTRARNVPAQPDHPPGPASDSPADLRSDVQQNPPPNTQPDSQQGKNRSND; via the coding sequence ATGACGACGGCGACGCTGGGCTCCGCAGTGCGCTCAGGCTTCCAGCGCTGGCAGTTCTGGCTGCTGCTGCTGGTGCTCGGTCTGCTCTCCGTGATGCTGGTCCAGGCCATGGCAGAGGAGGACATGGACCGCTACGGCCTGGAGAACACCTCATTGGACGGCTACGCCGCACTGGCACAGGTCTTGGCGGACCAGGGTGTGACCCTGCACCCAGCCGCTTCCGCGCAGACCGCCGAGGAGCTGATGCAGGAGCACCCCGAGGCCGCGCTGGTGGTCCTCTCCCGCGGAGACGTCCCGGATGAGGAATTCCTGGCGCAGCTGCGCGAAGGCTCGGACCGGCCGGTGGTGCTGCTGGATGAATCCGCACAGCTGGTCAGCGCCCTGTTTCTCGAAGGAGAGGTCAGCTACGCCGGGGCTCATGCAGGCGGCGGCCCCGCGGAGGAGGCAACACTGGACGCAGGTGAGCAATGTCCCCTGCCCGGTGCGGTCGATGCGCGAGACCTGCGCGCTCCGGGAGCACTCTTCTACAGCGAAGATCCCGGATGCTTCACCGGCTTCGAGGACGGCGCGGGCCCAGCCCAAGCTCTTGTGGAGACCCCGGCCGGCCTGCTCTTCGGCGCCCCTGAGGCTTTCAGCAATCACGACATCACCGAGGCCGGCAACGCCGCCCTGGCGCTCGCCCTGTTCGGCGAGCGCGAGGACCTCATCTGGTACACCCCGATGGGCCTGGACGCGATGGGCGCCGAGGGCTGGGCCTCCCCCGTTGATCTGCTTCCCGGCTGGGTGATTCCACTGGCCTGGTGGTTGCTGCTGTGCGCCCTCGTGCTGATGCTCGTGGTGGGACGGCGTCCGGGCCCCGTGGTCGGTGAACCTTTGCCGGTCCGGGTTCCCGGCGCGGAGACGGCCGAGGGACGCGGTCGCATGTATCAGAGCGCCAATGCGGTGGAGGCCTCGGCGCAGACTTTGCGCAGCGCGCACCTGATCCGACTCGCCCGGCTGCTCCGGCTGGGCTCCGCTCCCGACGAATCAAGCGTCCTGGAGGCAGCCGCGCGGCAGGTGCGTCGTGATCCCGCCGAGGTGGCAGGGCTCTTCGCCCAGCGTCCGCGCAACAACGCCGAACTGGTGGGCTATGCCCAGGCGCTGGCGAGCTTGGAGCAGGACGCCGAGCGCGCAGTGCTCACTGTGCACACCCGGGCCCGCAACGTGCCCGCCCAGCCCGACCACCCACCAGGGCCAGCGTCGGATTCACCAGCAGACCTCCGGTCGGACGTCCAGCAGAATCCACCCCCGAACACCCAGCCCGACTCTCAGCAAGGGAAGAACCGCAGCAATGACTGA